GCTGGCGGTGCTGCGCCGCCTGGTGCACCCCGGCGACGACGCCACCAACGGACCCCTCTCGGTGGTGGTGGCGCCGATCCGCTCCGTGCTCCAGCCCCAGGTCAAGGGACTGGCCGACCTGGTGCCGGTGGAGCTGACCAAGGGACAGAGCGCCACCCTCGAGGACGTCGTACGCGGCCTGGCCGACGCGGCATACACCCGGGTGGACCTGGTGGAGAAGCGCGGCGAGTTCGCCGTCCGCGGCGGCATCGTGGACGTCTTCCCGCCCACCGAGGAGCACCCGCTGCGGGTCGAGTTCTGGGGCGACGAGGTGGAGGAGATCCGCACCTTCTCCGTCGCCGACCAGCGCACCCTGGAGGAGGCCTCCCGGCTGTGGGCGCCGCCCTGCCGCGAGCTGCTGCTCACCGACGAGGTCCGCCGCCGGGCCGCCGAGCTCGGGCGGGCCCACCCGCAGCTGCTCGAGCTCACCGACAAGCTCGCCGCCGGCATCGCCGCGGAGGGGATGGAGTCCCTGGCGCCGGTGCTCGTCGACGAGATGGAGCTGCTCGTCGACCTGCTGCCCGCCGAGACCCACGTGCTGGTCCTGGACCCCGAGCGGGTCCGGACCCGCGCCCACGACCTGGTCGCCACCAGCGAGGAGTTCCTGGAGGCCAGCTGGGCCTCGGCCGCCAGCGGCGGCTCGGCCCCCATCGACCTGGCGGTCGCCTCCTACCGCGAGGTCGCCGAGGTCCGCGAGCAGACCCTCGCCTCGGGGCGCCCGTGGTGGTCGATGAGCCCGTTCGGCCTCGGCGACAGCGCCGAGCTCGCCGAGCTCGACCTGGACGTGCGGATCGGCGCCGTCGAGTCGCGCACCCTCGCCGCCCAGCCGGTGGAGAGCTACCGCGGCGACCTGGAGCACGCGCTGCGCGACATCAAGGGCTGGCTCGCCCAGGACTACCGGGTCGTCGTGATGTATCCGGGGCACGGCCCGGCCCAGCGCCTGGTCTCGGTGCTCGGCGAGCACGACGTGCCGGCGCGCCTCGCCGAGCCCCAGGACCCGCCGGCCGCCCCCGGCGTGGTCACGGTGACCTGCGGCCCGCTCCAGCACGGCTTCGTCGAAGCCGACCGCCGGGTGGTGCTGCTGACCGCCGAGGACCTGTCGGGGCAGAAGTCCTCGACCCGCGACATGCGCCGGATGCCGGCGCGGCGCAAGAAGCAGATCGACCCGCTCGAGCTCAAGGCCGGCGACTTCGTCGTGCACGAGAAGCACGGCGTGGGCCGGTTCGTGGAGATGAAGCAGCGCACCGTCCAGGGGGCGGTCCGCGAGTACCTGGTGCTGGAGTACGGCGCCTCCAAGCGCGGCGCGCCGCCGGACCGGCTCTACGTGCCGGCCGACACCCTCGACCAGGTGACCCGGTACGTCGGCGGCGAGCAGCCCGCCCTGGACCGGCTCGGCGGCGCCGACTGGACCAAGCGGAAGAACAAGGCGCGCAAGGCGGTCCGGGAGATCGCCGCCGAGCTGATCAAGCTCTACGCCGCCCGGCAGGCGACCCAGGGCCACGCCTTCGGCCCGGACACGCCCTGGCAGCGGGAGATGGAGGACGCCTTCCCGTTCGCCGAGACCCCCGACCAGCTGACCACCGTCGAGGAGGTCAAGGCCGACATGCGCAAGACCGTGCCGATGGACCGGCTGGTCTGCGGCGACGTCGGCTACGGCAAGACCGAGATCGCGGTGCGGGCGGCCTTCAAGGCGGTCCAGGACGGCAAGCAGGTGGCGGTGCTGGTGCCGACCACGCTGCTGGTCACCCAGCACCTGAGCACGTTCACCGAGCGGATGAGCAACTTCCCGGTGGTGCTCAAGGCCCTGAGCCGCTTCCAGAGCGACAAGGAGGCCAAGGAGGTGCTGGCCGGGCTGGCCGACGGCAGCATCGACATCGTCGTCGGCACCCACCGGCTGCTCGGCAAGGAGGTGCGGTTCAAGGACCTCGGGCTGATCATCGTCGACGAGGAGCAGCGCTTCGGTGTCGAGCACAAGGAGCAGATGAAGCAGCTGCGTACCTCGGTCGACGTGCTGTCGATGAGCGCCACCCCGATCCCGCGGACCCTGGAGATGGCGGTCACCGGGATCCGGGAGATGTCGACCATCACCACCCCGCCCGAGGAGCGGCACCCGGTGCTGACCTACGTCGGCGCCTACGAGGACCGCCAGGTGATCGCGGCGATCCGGCGCGAGCTGCTGCGCGACGGGCAGGTCTTCTTCATCCACAACCGGGTGAACTCGATCGAGAAGCAGGCCGCGCGGATCCGGGAGCTGGTGCCCGAGGCACGGGTCGCCACCGCCCACGGGCAGATGAACGAGCGACAGCTCGAGCAGGTGATGCTGGACTTCTGGGAGAAGAAGTTCGACGTCCTGGTCTGCACCACCCTGGTGGAGTCCGGCCTCGACGTCTCCAACGCCAACACCATGATCATCGAGCGGGCCGACACCCTCGGCCTCAGCCAGCTGCACCAGCTGCGGGGTCGCGTGGGCCGTTCGCGCGAGCGCGCCTACGCCTACTTCCTCTACCCCTCGGAGAAGCCGCTGACCGAGACCGCGCACGAGCGGCTCGCCACCCTGGCCCAGCACTCCGACCTCGGTGGCGGCATGGCGATCGCGATGAAGGACCTGGAGATCCGCGGCGCCGGCAACCTGCTCGGCGGCGAGCAGTCGGGCCACATCGCCGACGTCGGCTTCGACCTCTACGTGCGCCTAGTCGGCGAGGCGGTGAGCGAGTTCCGGGGCGAGGAGTCCCAGGAGGACGAGGAGGTCCGGATCGAGCTGCCCGTCGACGCCCACCTGCCGCACGACTACGTGCCGAGCGAGCGGCTGCGGCTGGAGATGTACAAGCGCCTCTCGGAGGTGCGCGCCGACGCCGACGTCGAGGAGATCCGCGCCGAGCTGGTCGACCGCTACGGCCCGCCGCCGGAGGTCGTCGAGACCCTGCTGGTGGTCGCCCGGTTCCGGGCACGGGCCCGTCGCGCCGGGCTGACCGAGATCGGTCTGGCCGGCAAGAACGTGCGGTTCGCGCCGGTCACGCTGCCCGACTCGCGGCAGGTGCGGCTCCAGCGGCTCTACCCCAAGGGCAAGCTGCACAGCCAGGTCGACGCCCTGATGGTGCCGCGGCCCCTCGGGTCGGCGAACGGGTCCGGCATCGCCCTGCTTCAATGGGCCTACGGGGTGATCGACCAGATCATCGACCCGGAGCCTGCCGGCGCCGCCGCCAGCTGACCCCGCCGTACCGCTCGACCCGCTCGATACTGCTCGATTCCGCTCGATCCAGAGGAGAACCTGTGAGCTCGTCCCGCCCCCGCCGCATCGTCACCCTGGCGGCCGCCGCCGTCCTCCTCGGCGGCTGCGGAGGCTCCGTGTCCGACTCCGGCACGGCCGCGACCGTGGGCGACGAGGCGATCTCGGTGGCCGAGGTCGACAACCTGGCCAAGGCGCTCTGCGCGGACTCCGAGGACCAGCTCGCCGAGGCCGGGCAGGAGGTGCCGATGGCGGTGGTGCGCCAGTCGGCGCTGAACATCCTCGTGGTCACCGGCGCCGCCCAGCAGATCGCCGACAAGTACGAGGTGGAGCCCGGCGCGGACTACGAGCGCGCCCGCTCCGCCGCTCGGCAGCAGGCCAAGCTCTTCGACGAGGAGCAGCAGGACGGATTCGTCGTCGCCGCCTCCGCCGACGCGCTGATCCAGGGCGTGATGACCGCCACCGGTGAGCAGCTGCTGATCGAGGAGGGCGTGGCCAAGCCCACCGAGGAGGAGGCGATCCAGCGCGGCTCGGAGACGTTCTGGAGCTGGCCCGAGGTCCTCGACCTCGACGTCAACCCCGTCTTCGACGTCGAGGAGGTCCAGGGACAGCTCCGTCCGGCCGCCGGCGCGGACCAGGTGAGCTTCCCCGTCTCGGCGACCGCCCAGTCCGCGAGCGACCCGGAGCAGGCCGCCAGCGGGTTGCCGGCGTACCTGCGCTGCGGCTGACCGACGCCGTGGGCGAGACCGAGGACGGGCAGCCGCTGCTCGAGCTCGCCGCGGTGATGCGGCGACTGCGGGCCGAGTGCCCGTGGAAGGCCGCCCAGACCCACCGGTCGCTGGCCAGGTTCCTGGTCGAGGAGACCTGGGAGACCCTCGAGGCGATCGACTCCGGGGACGCAGGCGGCGACTGGGAGCACCTGCGCGAGGAGCTCGGCGACCTGCTGCTTCAGGTCTACTTCCACGGGGCGATCGCCGAGGAGTCGGGGACGTTCACCCTCGACGACGTGGCCCGCGGGATCACCGAGAAGCTGCGCCGGCGCAACCCGCACGTCTTCGGCGACGCGGCCGCCCCCGAGGGCAGCGCGCTGGACGCCGCCGCCGTCAACGAGCTGTGGGAGCAGGCTAAGGCGGCGGAGAAGCAGCGGACGTCGGTCCTCGACGGCCTGCCCCCCGGGCTGCCGGCGCTGCTGCTCGCCGACAAGGTGCTGGACCGGCTCGAGCGCGCCGGCGCTGCCCCGTTCGGCCCGGCATCCTCAGACCTTGCGGGACGTCCTGGGGAGCGGTCGCCGGAGCGACCGGCCACCATGACGTCCGAGGAGGTGGGGGAGGAGCTGCTCGCCGTGGTGGCCCGGGCGCGAGCCGACGGCGTCGACCCCGAGCAGGCGCTGCGCGACGCCGTACGCCGCCTCGCTGCCCCTCCCGCCTGAGCGCGCCTCCCTCCTACCGCGGGCGCGGCCGGAGCGGGTGAGACGTGGCGCACTAGTCTGGCCTTGAAACCCCTGTCTACCTCCCAGGAGCAGCACGTGGCATCCATCGAACTTGTCGGCGCCCGCGAGATCCTCGACTCCCGCGGCAACCCCACCGTCGAGGTCGAGGTCCTCCTCGACGACGGTTCGTTCGGCCGCGCCGACGTCCCGTCCGGCGCCTCCACCGGGGCCTTCGAGGCGGTCGAGCTCCGCGACGGCACCAAGCGGTACGGCGGCAAGGGCGTCGCGAAGGCGGTCCAGGCCGTCATCGAGCAGATCGGCCCCGCGGTGATCGGGCTCGAGGCCGACGACCAGCGCCTGGTCGACCAGGCAATGATCGACCTCGACGGCACCCCCAACAAGGCCAAGCTCGGCGCCAACGCGATCCTCGGCGTCTCGCTCGCGGTCGCCAAGGCCTCCGCGGACTCCGCCGGCCTGCCGCTCTTCCGCTACGTCGGTGGCCCCAACGCGCACCTGCTCCCGGTGCCGATGATGAACATCCTCAACGGCGGTGCCCACGCGGACACCAACGTCGACATCCAGGAGTTCATGATCGCCCCGATCGGCGCCCCCACCTTCGGTGAGGCGCTGCAGCAGGGTGCCGAGGTCTACCACGCGCTCAAGGCCGTGCTGAAGAAGAAGGGCCTGGCCACCGGTGTCGGCGACGAGGGCGGCTTCGCCCCCGACCTGCCGTCCAACCGCGACGCGCTCGACCTGATCGCCGAGGCCGTCGGCACGACCGGCCTGACCCTGGGCCGCGACGTCGTGCTGGCCCTCGACGTGGCCGCGACCGAGTTCCACGAGAAGGGCGCCTACGCCTTCGAGGGGAACCAGAAGACGGCCGACCAGATGATCGCCTACTACGCGGACCTGGTCTCCTCCTACCCGATCGTCTCGATCGAGGACCCGCTCGACGAGGAGGACTGGGACGGCTGGAAGGCGATCACCGAGCAGCTCGGCTCCCGTACGCAGCTGGTCGGCGACGACCTCTTCGTCACCAACGTGGAGCGGCTCCAGCGCGGCATCACCGGCGGCCAGGCGAACGCGATGCTGGTCAAGGTCAACCAGATCGGTTCGCTCTCGGAGACCCTGGACGCCGTCGACCTCGCGCACCGCGCCGGCTACCGCAACATGATGAGCCACCGCTCGGGCGAGACCGAGGACACCACCATCGCCGACCTCGCGGTGGCCACCAACTGCGGCCAGATCAAGACCGGCGCCCCGGCCCGGTCCGAGCGGGTCGCGAAGTACAACCAGCTCCTGCGCATCGAGGACCAGCTCGGTGACGCGGCACGCTACGCCGGTGCGGGCGCCTTCCCGCGTTTCACCGGCTGATCGGGAGAGACTGGTCGCCTGATGGCGACACGACGTACCCCCCGCTCCACTCCGGGCGGCACCCGACGACCCGGTCAGCGTGGCCCAGCGCCGCGCGGCCGGGTCGTCGGCGCGTCCGCCCGGCTCCCCGGCCCGCGGACCGGGGAGCACCCCGTCACCGCCCCGGCTCCCCGGCGGCGTCCGCGGCTGACCGGCCGCGCCGGCGTGCTGATGCTGGTCCTCGCCGTGCTCGCGGTCTCCTACGCCTCCTCGTTGCGGGCCTACCTGGACCAGCGCGAGCACATCGAGGAGACGCAGGCCGCGATCGAGCAGCGCCGGGCCAGCATCGAGGCGCTGGAGCGGGAGAAGCTGCGCTGGGAGGACCCCGCATTCGTGCGCACCCAGGCGCGCGCCCGGTTCGGCTACCTGATGCCCGGCGAGGTCGGCTTCCAGGTGCTCGACGAGCAGGGCGAGCCGCTGGACGGCCCGACCGGGCTGACCGATCCGGCCACGGTCGGCGACCAGACCCCGACACCGTGGTGGAGCGACGCCTGGGACTCCGTGGAGCTCGCGGGCAACCCGCCGCCGCCGGCACCCGAGCCGACCCGGAAGATCGACGGCGTGAAGAAGAACGAGGAACAGACGCAGTGAGCAACACCAGGATCGACCCGTCCGACGAGCAGGCGATCGCCCAGCAGCTGGGACGCGAGCCCCGCGGCATCCACGCGGTCGGCCACCGGTGCCCGTGCGGCAACCCGGACGTCGTGACCACCGAGCCGCGGCTGCCCAACGGCACGCCGTTCCCCACCACCTTCTACCTGACCTGTCCGCGCGCCGCGTCCCGGATCGGGACGCTGGAGGGCGGGGGACTGATGAAGGAGATGCAGGCGCGCCTGGGCGAGGACCCCGAGCTGGCCGCGGCCTACCGCGCCGCGCACGAGCGCTACCTGGCCGCCCGCGACGAGATCGCCCGGGAGGCCGGGCTGGAGGTCCCCGAGATCGAGGGCATCTCCGCCGGCGGGATGCCCGACCGGGTCAAGTGCCTGCACGTGCTGGCCGGCCAGTCGCTGGCCCAGGGCCGGGGCGTCAACCCGCTGGGCGACGAGGTGCTCGACCTGCTGGGGGAGTGGTGGGCCGACGGTCCGTGCGTCGCCCCCGAGGAGAACAACGGTGGTTGAGGAGGGCGCCCCGCGCCCGTCTCGAAACCCCGTCGCCGCGATCGACTGCGGCACCAACACCGTCAAGCTGCTGATCGGCTCGATGCCCGAGGTGGCGGTCCGCGAGATGCGGATGGTCCGGCTCGGCGAGGGGGTCGACACCACCGGGCTGCTCTCGGCCGAGGCGCTGGCCCGCTGCTTCGCCGCGATCGACGAGTACGCCGCGCTGATCGCCGAGCACGGCGTCCCCCGGGACCGGATCCGGTTCTGCGCCACCTCGGCCACCCGGGACGCGGCCAACGCCGACGTCTTCGCCGCCGGGGTGCAGGAGCGGCTCGGGGTCCGGCCCGAGGTGATCGCCGGCCACGAGGAGGCGGCGCTCGCCTTCGACGGGGCGGTCCGCAACCTGCGCACCCCGGCGGAGCCGCCGGTGCTGGTGGTCGACATCGGCGGCGGCTCCACCGAGCTGGTGCTGGGCACGCACGCCCCGGAGGCGTCGATCTCCCTGGACATCGGGTCGGTGCGCCTGCACGAGCGGCACCTGCGCGACGACCCGCCGACCGCCGAGCAGGTGGCCGCCTGCGCCGCCGACGTGGACGCCGCCCTGGACGCCGCGGAGGCGGCCGGGGTCGAGCTGGGCCGCGCCGCGACGGTGGTGGGGGTCGCCGGGACCTGCACGACGATCGCGGCCGGCTGCCTGGACCTGCCGGCGTACGACCGGGAGGCGATCGACCAGGCGGTGGTGCCCGTCTCCGACACCCACGCCTTCATCGACCGGGTCGTCGCCGCCCCGGTCGCGGAGCGGCTGCGGATGCCGTTCATGCACCCCGGCCGTGCCGACGTGATCGACGCCGGCGCGCTGATCCTGGACCGGGTGCTGCGCCGTACGTCGGTCTACTCCTGGACGGTCTCGGAGTCCGACATCCTCGACGGCATCGCCTGGTCGGTGGCCTCGCGCAGCACCTGAGGCGGTGCCGCCCACAGGGCGGCCACGTGCCGGGCGTCGGTGCCGCAGCACCCGCCGAGGATGCTCAACCGGGGCAGCAGGGCGCCCAGGGCCAGGTGGTCCACCGCGAACTGCTCCGGGTCGCCCTCGTCGAGCTCCTCCGCCTCGTCCAGCTCGGCGTGGGAGAGCGCCGAGGCGTTGGCGCGCACCCCGACCACCCGCTCCCGCCACGCGCCGCCGTCGGCCAGGGCGCGGGCCAGGTGCGTGGGGTGGGCGCCGATGCCCCGCATCACCGCCACCGCGCCCTGGTTGAGCCGGTCGAGCTCGTCGGGGGAGTAGCCGAGGCGGCCGGCCCAGTCGGGACTGGCTCGCCAGGTGGGACTCTCCAGCAGCAGGGTCGCGTCGTGGCGACGGGCGATCTCGGCGTACCCGTCGTAGTAGTCGGACAGCAGCGAGCGGCCACGCGTGTCGCCCACCAGCGGGAACGCCGCGAAGTCGGGGAGCGTGACGCCGTGGTGGAACAGCAGGTCGGTCTCGAGTCCGCCGTCGGTGACGAAAGGCCGGTGATCGAGCTGCGCGAGTGGTGTGGCCATGAGCTGCCTCCCATCGGCTGATCCGCCCGTCGTAGCACTCCGTGACGCCGGGCTACAAGGGGTCGGTGCTCAACGACCCGCGGTGTCGCACCAGGCGCACGAGCTGCTCCCGCAGGTGCCGGATAGCGGGACTGTCGTCCATGGTGCGGCGCCACAGCATCCGCACCGTCCGGGTGGGGACCGGGTCGACCACGGGCACCGCCACCACCTCCTCGGGCAGCGGTCCGCGGCCCAGCCGGGGGACCAGGGCAACCGCGACGCCCTCCTGGACCAGCCGGACCTGGGACTCGAACTCGAACGACCAGAAGCTGACCGCCGGCAGGCGCAGGCCGGCGAACATGACCTGGAACCAGTCGTGGCAGATGGTGCCGGGGTGGGTGCTGGCCCACGTCTCGTCCTGCAGGTCGGCGGCAGCCACCCGCTGCCGCGCGGCGAGCGGGTGGTCCCGGTGCACCAGCAGGTCGGCCACGTCGAGGCCCAGGTGCTCGTCGCGCACCCGGCTCGGCACGGGCAGCCCGACCCCCACCCAGCTGTGCACCAGCGCGAGGTCGACCTGGCCGGAGGCGACCAGTCCGACGGCCTCGGCGGGGTCGACCTCGGTGACCGTCAGGGCGAGCTCGGGCGCGCTGCACCGCAGGTCCGCGGCGAGCGGGGCGACCAGCCCGCGGACGCCGGTGGAGAACGCGGCGAGCCGCAGCGAGCCGGCGATCTCCCCGCCGTGCGCCAGCAGCGCCGACTCCAGCGACTCGACCCGGGCCAGCACGTCGCGACCCTCCGCGACCAGCAGCCGGGCCTGCTCGGTCAGCACCACCCGGCGACCCACCCGCTCGGTGAGCGGGACGCCGGCCTGCGCCTCCAGCCGCTTGATCTGCTGGGAGACCGCGGACGGGGTGTAGCCGAGCGTGGCCGCGGCCGCGCCGACGGTGCCCTGGGCGTCCAGGGCTAGCAGGGACTGCAGG
The window above is part of the Nocardioides campestrisoli genome. Proteins encoded here:
- a CDS encoding LysR substrate-binding domain-containing protein codes for the protein MIDLVALQSLLALDAQGTVGAAAATLGYTPSAVSQQIKRLEAQAGVPLTERVGRRVVLTEQARLLVAEGRDVLARVESLESALLAHGGEIAGSLRLAAFSTGVRGLVAPLAADLRCSAPELALTVTEVDPAEAVGLVASGQVDLALVHSWVGVGLPVPSRVRDEHLGLDVADLLVHRDHPLAARQRVAAADLQDETWASTHPGTICHDWFQVMFAGLRLPAVSFWSFEFESQVRLVQEGVAVALVPRLGRGPLPEEVVAVPVVDPVPTRTVRMLWRRTMDDSPAIRHLREQLVRLVRHRGSLSTDPL
- a CDS encoding DUF501 domain-containing protein — translated: MSNTRIDPSDEQAIAQQLGREPRGIHAVGHRCPCGNPDVVTTEPRLPNGTPFPTTFYLTCPRAASRIGTLEGGGLMKEMQARLGEDPELAAAYRAAHERYLAARDEIAREAGLEVPEIEGISAGGMPDRVKCLHVLAGQSLAQGRGVNPLGDEVLDLLGEWWADGPCVAPEENNGG
- the mfd gene encoding transcription-repair coupling factor, with the protein product MADARDGTLRTLDLTGPAALRPFVVRGLVDAGRFVLVVTATTREAEDLVVELGGLVGDARVAHYPSWETLPHERLSPRSDTVGRRLAVLRRLVHPGDDATNGPLSVVVAPIRSVLQPQVKGLADLVPVELTKGQSATLEDVVRGLADAAYTRVDLVEKRGEFAVRGGIVDVFPPTEEHPLRVEFWGDEVEEIRTFSVADQRTLEEASRLWAPPCRELLLTDEVRRRAAELGRAHPQLLELTDKLAAGIAAEGMESLAPVLVDEMELLVDLLPAETHVLVLDPERVRTRAHDLVATSEEFLEASWASAASGGSAPIDLAVASYREVAEVREQTLASGRPWWSMSPFGLGDSAELAELDLDVRIGAVESRTLAAQPVESYRGDLEHALRDIKGWLAQDYRVVVMYPGHGPAQRLVSVLGEHDVPARLAEPQDPPAAPGVVTVTCGPLQHGFVEADRRVVLLTAEDLSGQKSSTRDMRRMPARRKKQIDPLELKAGDFVVHEKHGVGRFVEMKQRTVQGAVREYLVLEYGASKRGAPPDRLYVPADTLDQVTRYVGGEQPALDRLGGADWTKRKNKARKAVREIAAELIKLYAARQATQGHAFGPDTPWQREMEDAFPFAETPDQLTTVEEVKADMRKTVPMDRLVCGDVGYGKTEIAVRAAFKAVQDGKQVAVLVPTTLLVTQHLSTFTERMSNFPVVLKALSRFQSDKEAKEVLAGLADGSIDIVVGTHRLLGKEVRFKDLGLIIVDEEQRFGVEHKEQMKQLRTSVDVLSMSATPIPRTLEMAVTGIREMSTITTPPEERHPVLTYVGAYEDRQVIAAIRRELLRDGQVFFIHNRVNSIEKQAARIRELVPEARVATAHGQMNERQLEQVMLDFWEKKFDVLVCTTLVESGLDVSNANTMIIERADTLGLSQLHQLRGRVGRSRERAYAYFLYPSEKPLTETAHERLATLAQHSDLGGGMAIAMKDLEIRGAGNLLGGEQSGHIADVGFDLYVRLVGEAVSEFRGEESQEDEEVRIELPVDAHLPHDYVPSERLRLEMYKRLSEVRADADVEEIRAELVDRYGPPPEVVETLLVVARFRARARRAGLTEIGLAGKNVRFAPVTLPDSRQVRLQRLYPKGKLHSQVDALMVPRPLGSANGSGIALLQWAYGVIDQIIDPEPAGAAAS
- the eno gene encoding phosphopyruvate hydratase translates to MASIELVGAREILDSRGNPTVEVEVLLDDGSFGRADVPSGASTGAFEAVELRDGTKRYGGKGVAKAVQAVIEQIGPAVIGLEADDQRLVDQAMIDLDGTPNKAKLGANAILGVSLAVAKASADSAGLPLFRYVGGPNAHLLPVPMMNILNGGAHADTNVDIQEFMIAPIGAPTFGEALQQGAEVYHALKAVLKKKGLATGVGDEGGFAPDLPSNRDALDLIAEAVGTTGLTLGRDVVLALDVAATEFHEKGAYAFEGNQKTADQMIAYYADLVSSYPIVSIEDPLDEEDWDGWKAITEQLGSRTQLVGDDLFVTNVERLQRGITGGQANAMLVKVNQIGSLSETLDAVDLAHRAGYRNMMSHRSGETEDTTIADLAVATNCGQIKTGAPARSERVAKYNQLLRIEDQLGDAARYAGAGAFPRFTG
- a CDS encoding MazG family protein — protein: MGETEDGQPLLELAAVMRRLRAECPWKAAQTHRSLARFLVEETWETLEAIDSGDAGGDWEHLREELGDLLLQVYFHGAIAEESGTFTLDDVARGITEKLRRRNPHVFGDAAAPEGSALDAAAVNELWEQAKAAEKQRTSVLDGLPPGLPALLLADKVLDRLERAGAAPFGPASSDLAGRPGERSPERPATMTSEEVGEELLAVVARARADGVDPEQALRDAVRRLAAPPA
- a CDS encoding FtsB family cell division protein; amino-acid sequence: MATRRTPRSTPGGTRRPGQRGPAPRGRVVGASARLPGPRTGEHPVTAPAPRRRPRLTGRAGVLMLVLAVLAVSYASSLRAYLDQREHIEETQAAIEQRRASIEALEREKLRWEDPAFVRTQARARFGYLMPGEVGFQVLDEQGEPLDGPTGLTDPATVGDQTPTPWWSDAWDSVELAGNPPPPAPEPTRKIDGVKKNEEQTQ
- a CDS encoding Ppx/GppA phosphatase family protein, with product MVEEGAPRPSRNPVAAIDCGTNTVKLLIGSMPEVAVREMRMVRLGEGVDTTGLLSAEALARCFAAIDEYAALIAEHGVPRDRIRFCATSATRDAANADVFAAGVQERLGVRPEVIAGHEEAALAFDGAVRNLRTPAEPPVLVVDIGGGSTELVLGTHAPEASISLDIGSVRLHERHLRDDPPTAEQVAACAADVDAALDAAEAAGVELGRAATVVGVAGTCTTIAAGCLDLPAYDREAIDQAVVPVSDTHAFIDRVVAAPVAERLRMPFMHPGRADVIDAGALILDRVLRRTSVYSWTVSESDILDGIAWSVASRST
- a CDS encoding homocysteine S-methyltransferase family protein — translated: MATPLAQLDHRPFVTDGGLETDLLFHHGVTLPDFAAFPLVGDTRGRSLLSDYYDGYAEIARRHDATLLLESPTWRASPDWAGRLGYSPDELDRLNQGAVAVMRGIGAHPTHLARALADGGAWRERVVGVRANASALSHAELDEAEELDEGDPEQFAVDHLALGALLPRLSILGGCCGTDARHVAALWAAPPQVLREATDQAMPSRMSDSETVQE